A single genomic interval of Ramlibacter pinisoli harbors:
- a CDS encoding TauD/TfdA family dioxygenase — MSTEATIEQRSGAAAFEVVPSGRPAGAEIRGVDISRGVADGVMARIRDALHRWKVVVLRNQRITPEQQIAFSRYFGRLERHVIPEYLVPGYHDLVRVSNVLDDHGKPIGLVDAGRVWHTDGHFLPQPNLYSMLYAIEIPHDTNGAPLGPTLFANSAHAYEQLPASTKARLQGLRGANSLANVYARMHAENAAKNRPPLTEAQKREAVHPVVRTHPFTGEKCLYVSRAATGRIVDMEPQEGDALIGELSDWIVRDENVYTHRWQVGDLLLWDNCSSQHLAVGDYALPQRRLLHRTTVAGLDTF, encoded by the coding sequence GTGAGCACCGAAGCAACGATCGAGCAACGCAGCGGCGCCGCCGCCTTCGAGGTCGTCCCGAGCGGCCGGCCCGCGGGCGCCGAGATCCGCGGGGTCGACATCTCGCGCGGCGTGGCCGACGGGGTGATGGCGAGGATCCGCGACGCGCTGCACCGCTGGAAGGTGGTGGTGCTGCGCAACCAGCGCATCACGCCCGAGCAGCAGATCGCGTTCAGCCGCTACTTCGGCCGGCTGGAGCGGCACGTGATCCCCGAGTACCTCGTGCCGGGCTACCACGACCTGGTGCGCGTGTCGAACGTCCTGGACGACCACGGCAAGCCGATCGGCCTGGTCGATGCGGGCCGCGTGTGGCACACCGACGGCCACTTCCTGCCCCAGCCCAACCTGTACTCGATGCTGTACGCGATCGAGATCCCGCACGACACCAACGGCGCACCGCTCGGTCCCACGCTGTTCGCCAACAGCGCGCACGCCTACGAACAGCTGCCGGCCTCGACGAAGGCGCGCCTGCAGGGCCTGCGCGGGGCCAACTCGCTGGCCAACGTGTATGCCCGCATGCACGCGGAGAACGCCGCCAAGAACCGCCCGCCGCTCACCGAGGCGCAGAAGCGGGAAGCCGTGCATCCGGTCGTGCGCACGCATCCGTTCACCGGCGAGAAGTGCCTGTACGTCAGCCGCGCGGCCACCGGGCGCATCGTCGACATGGAGCCGCAGGAAGGCGACGCGCTGATCGGCGAGTTGTCCGACTGGATCGTGCGCGACGAGAACGTCTACACGCACCGCTGGCAGGTGGGCGACCTGCTGCTGTGGGACAACTGCTCCAGCCAGCACCTCGCGGTGGGCGACTACGCGCTGCCGCAGCGCCGGCTCCTCCACCGCACCACGGTGGCGGGCCTGGACACGTTCTGA
- a CDS encoding Bug family tripartite tricarboxylate transporter substrate binding protein has translation MNHVNSSRRRLLAAAALALAAAPPAFAQATYPTKPIRLVVAYPPGGPLDVLARSLAQPLGDALGQPIVVDNRAGAGGVIGSDFVAKAAPDGYTLLFGSTPLSIQETLLPKLPYSVYKDFTPIANMAVGPQALVVGNSVPVSNVQELIDYGKAQNGRLNYASPSAGGSNHLAAEMFKSMAGFSATHVPYKGGAPAEIDLIAGQVTFMFGAFSSSLAQAEKGRLKVLGVSSKKRMAKAPNVPTIAETLPGFEVESWYGVLGPPGLPPAIAARLNAEVNKILGSDDMKKRFTAMDLEATPWTPQQFSDYIRQNTAMWAKVIKDANVKPE, from the coding sequence ATGAACCACGTGAATTCCAGCCGTCGCCGGCTCCTCGCGGCTGCCGCCCTGGCGCTCGCGGCCGCCCCGCCAGCCTTCGCGCAGGCGACGTATCCGACCAAGCCGATCCGGCTGGTGGTGGCGTACCCGCCGGGCGGGCCCCTGGACGTGCTGGCGCGCTCGCTGGCCCAGCCGCTGGGCGACGCGCTCGGCCAGCCGATCGTCGTCGACAACCGCGCCGGCGCCGGCGGCGTCATCGGATCGGACTTCGTCGCCAAGGCGGCACCGGACGGCTACACGCTGCTGTTCGGGTCCACCCCGCTGTCGATCCAGGAGACGCTGCTGCCCAAGCTGCCGTACTCGGTCTACAAGGACTTCACCCCGATCGCCAACATGGCCGTGGGCCCGCAGGCCCTGGTCGTCGGCAACTCGGTTCCCGTGAGCAACGTCCAGGAGCTGATCGACTACGGCAAGGCGCAGAACGGCCGCCTGAACTACGCCTCGCCGAGCGCCGGCGGCTCCAACCACCTCGCGGCCGAGATGTTCAAGAGCATGGCGGGCTTCAGCGCCACGCACGTGCCCTACAAGGGCGGCGCCCCGGCGGAAATCGACCTGATCGCCGGGCAGGTCACGTTCATGTTCGGCGCCTTCAGCAGCTCGCTGGCGCAGGCCGAGAAGGGCCGCCTGAAGGTGCTGGGCGTGTCGTCGAAGAAGCGCATGGCCAAGGCGCCCAACGTGCCCACCATCGCCGAGACGCTGCCGGGCTTCGAGGTGGAGTCCTGGTACGGGGTGCTCGGCCCCCCGGGCCTTCCGCCCGCGATCGCGGCGCGCCTGAACGCGGAGGTGAACAAAATCCTCGGCTCCGACGACATGAAGAAGCGGTTCACCGCGATGGACCTGGAGGCCACGCCCTGGACCCCGCAGCAGTTCTCCGACTACATCCGGCAGAACACCGCGATGTGGGCCAAGGTCATCAAGGACGCCAACGTCAAGCCCGAATGA
- a CDS encoding TauD/TfdA dioxygenase family protein, whose amino-acid sequence MQASAGRGAAAGQAPAAIPMQAPIGAEIVGIDVGAGATDADYEFLRDALHEYSVIVLRGQGITPAQQQAFAGQFGDLRTSFYNRYAVPGTPALTVVSNIRRDDGELIGIADAGMLWHTDGSYLKTPDMYTLLYGIEIPQQDGRVLGDTVFASAWSAYDALPSDLKGRVDGLRATHSFTAHIAKKEAKGQLKRAPLSAEQRNALPDVDHPVVRTHPVNGRKCLFVTEGHTSDIVGLEPGESAELLAFLTEHIKKPQFQYRHSWRKGDLLVWDNCALQHLAVFDYGQIPRRLHRAGIAGPVPV is encoded by the coding sequence ATGCAAGCTTCAGCAGGCCGGGGCGCGGCCGCGGGCCAGGCGCCCGCGGCCATCCCGATGCAGGCACCGATCGGCGCGGAGATCGTCGGCATCGACGTCGGGGCGGGAGCGACCGACGCCGACTACGAGTTCCTGCGCGATGCGTTGCACGAGTACTCGGTGATCGTGCTGCGCGGGCAGGGCATCACGCCGGCGCAGCAGCAGGCGTTCGCCGGGCAGTTCGGCGACCTGCGCACCTCGTTCTACAACCGCTATGCGGTGCCCGGCACGCCCGCCCTCACGGTGGTGTCCAACATCCGCCGGGACGACGGCGAGCTGATCGGCATCGCCGATGCGGGCATGCTGTGGCACACCGACGGTTCGTACCTCAAGACGCCCGACATGTACACGCTGCTGTACGGCATCGAGATCCCGCAGCAGGACGGCCGCGTGCTGGGCGACACGGTCTTCGCCAGCGCCTGGAGCGCCTACGACGCGTTGCCGTCCGACCTGAAAGGGCGCGTCGACGGGCTGCGCGCGACCCACAGCTTCACGGCGCACATCGCCAAGAAGGAGGCCAAGGGCCAGCTGAAGCGGGCGCCGCTCAGCGCCGAGCAGAGGAATGCGCTGCCGGACGTCGACCACCCGGTGGTGCGCACGCATCCTGTCAACGGGCGCAAGTGCCTCTTCGTGACCGAAGGCCACACGAGCGACATCGTCGGGCTCGAGCCCGGCGAGTCGGCCGAGCTGCTGGCGTTCCTCACCGAGCACATCAAGAAGCCGCAGTTCCAGTACCGCCACAGCTGGCGCAAGGGTGACCTGCTGGTCTGGGACAACTGCGCCCTGCAGCACCTGGCCGTGTTCGACTACGGGCAGATCCCGCGCCGGCTGCACCGCGCCGGCATTGCCGGTCCGGTGCCCGTCTGA
- a CDS encoding TauD/TfdA dioxygenase family protein: protein MDIRQLSYPLGAEIRGIDLREALDDATVAAIRQAWIDHLVLCFPGQSLSPQQQIAFCSRFGTLDDHRNRPLWNRPDFPEVNIVSNKPQTIGGKKLMTLVADKWHTDMSFSNRSATASWLHALQLPSIGGDTMFANMYRAYEALSPAMRALAGQLQGVHDVSGAPDFHRYTPEVQAERRRNYPPVVHPVVRTHPESGRQHLFVGGFLKHFVGYTERESRPLIDFFNEFASGPEFVYRHRWTTGDMLMWDNRCLLHYAVQDYDPTELRVLQRCTLFAPVSGHYHDPQEPDGIRKTPWSREPVEAVPGAPREPVAPAAM, encoded by the coding sequence ATGGACATCAGGCAGCTTTCCTACCCTCTCGGGGCCGAGATCCGCGGCATCGACCTGCGCGAGGCGCTGGACGACGCCACCGTCGCCGCCATCCGGCAGGCCTGGATCGACCATCTCGTCCTGTGCTTCCCGGGCCAGTCGCTGTCGCCGCAGCAGCAGATCGCCTTCTGCTCGCGCTTCGGCACGCTGGACGACCACCGCAACCGCCCGCTGTGGAACCGGCCGGACTTCCCGGAAGTGAACATCGTCTCGAACAAGCCGCAGACGATCGGCGGCAAGAAGCTGATGACGCTGGTGGCCGACAAGTGGCACACCGACATGTCGTTCTCGAACCGGTCGGCCACCGCGAGCTGGCTGCATGCGCTGCAGCTGCCCTCCATCGGCGGCGACACGATGTTCGCCAACATGTACCGGGCCTACGAGGCGCTGTCGCCGGCGATGCGGGCGCTGGCCGGGCAACTGCAGGGCGTGCACGACGTGAGCGGCGCGCCCGACTTCCACCGCTACACGCCGGAAGTGCAGGCCGAGCGCCGGCGCAACTATCCGCCCGTCGTCCACCCGGTGGTGCGCACGCACCCGGAGTCGGGCCGCCAGCACCTGTTCGTCGGCGGCTTCCTGAAGCACTTCGTCGGCTACACGGAACGCGAGAGCCGGCCCCTCATCGACTTCTTCAACGAGTTCGCCTCGGGCCCCGAGTTCGTCTACCGCCACCGGTGGACGACGGGCGACATGCTGATGTGGGACAACCGGTGCCTGCTGCACTACGCCGTGCAGGACTACGACCCCACCGAACTGCGCGTGCTGCAACGGTGCACGCTGTTCGCGCCGGTCAGCGGCCACTACCACGACCCCCAGGAGCCGGACGGCATCCGCAAGACCCCGTGGTCGCGCGAGCCCGTCGAGGCCGTCCCCGGCGCGCCGCGCGAACCGGTCGCACCGGCGGCCATGTAA
- a CDS encoding tripartite tricarboxylate transporter substrate-binding protein, which translates to MRRKQFLGLCAAVGGAILAPAYAQQRYPQKVVRIVVPYVAGGNLDVTARLFAQHLTEDLGQPFVIENRPGANGNTGTEQIVRSAADGYSLAMVSAGTLGINPALYANMPFDPEKDLTHISIVATGPMVLQVTPSLPVRTMQELVDLARAQPGKLNFGSGGNGTLAHLSLEMLKLRAGVDIVHVAYKGTSLATTDVMAGHIQGMFDTLSTAAPLIQQGKVRALAVTSARRSAAFPNVPTVAEAGVRDYAAETWAGLVGPPGLPRDVVERLQAAVARIAARPDVQQRLAGVGSEAVGGTPEQFRLQLASERVRWAEVVKVSGAKAE; encoded by the coding sequence GTGAGGCGCAAGCAGTTCCTCGGCCTGTGCGCCGCCGTGGGCGGCGCCATCCTGGCGCCTGCCTACGCGCAGCAGCGCTACCCGCAGAAGGTCGTGCGCATCGTCGTGCCCTACGTGGCAGGCGGCAACCTCGACGTCACGGCGCGGCTATTCGCACAGCACCTGACGGAGGATCTGGGCCAGCCGTTCGTCATCGAGAACCGCCCCGGCGCCAACGGCAACACCGGAACCGAGCAGATCGTGCGATCGGCTGCCGACGGCTACTCGCTGGCAATGGTGTCGGCCGGCACCCTGGGCATCAATCCCGCGCTGTACGCGAACATGCCGTTCGACCCGGAGAAGGACCTCACCCACATCTCGATCGTGGCCACCGGCCCGATGGTGCTGCAGGTGACGCCCAGCCTGCCCGTGCGCACCATGCAGGAGCTGGTCGACCTGGCGCGCGCGCAGCCGGGCAAGCTCAATTTCGGCAGCGGCGGCAACGGCACGCTGGCCCACCTGTCGCTGGAGATGCTCAAGCTGCGGGCCGGCGTCGACATCGTGCACGTCGCCTACAAGGGCACGTCGCTGGCGACCACCGATGTCATGGCGGGCCACATCCAGGGGATGTTCGACACGCTGAGCACGGCGGCACCGCTGATCCAGCAGGGCAAGGTGCGGGCGCTGGCCGTCACGTCCGCGCGCCGCTCCGCCGCCTTCCCGAACGTCCCGACCGTCGCCGAAGCCGGCGTGCGCGACTACGCGGCCGAGACCTGGGCCGGCCTCGTCGGCCCGCCGGGCCTGCCGCGCGATGTCGTCGAGCGCCTCCAGGCCGCCGTCGCCAGGATCGCGGCGCGGCCGGACGTGCAGCAGCGGTTGGCCGGCGTCGGCAGCGAGGCCGTGGGCGGCACGCCGGAGCAGTTCCGGCTGCAGCTCGCGAGCGAGCGCGTCCGCTGGGCCGAGGTCGTCAAGGTGTCGGGCGCGAAGGCCGAGTAG